One stretch of Variovorax sp. TBS-050B DNA includes these proteins:
- a CDS encoding iron ABC transporter permease: MALGVLAPVLVLAWLALGAGLAQWGPLFAHVLPQAALNTALLLAGVGALVLVIGTGCAWLVTACDFPGRRVLHWALLLPLAMPTYIVAFAYLDLLHPIGPVQGAIRWMLGFDSPRQFRLPDLRSMAGAIFVLGFVLYPYVYMTARAMFMTQPAHLLEAARTLGESGRGAFFRVALPLARPALAVGLSLALLETLNDIGASEFLGVNTLTVAVYTTWITRSDLAGAAQIACAMLVVVVALVWLERNGRRHQRFGSAQRMRAMQPRRLHGAAGWLATVAASLPVILGFVAPALYLLWESAKRLRQGGGISHGLLASLGNTITLAAGVTVVAVAAGLVVAWATRSQGSHPNRARWQARLASLGYALPGTVLAIGLLTPALAFDAALAGLLGLQGLPLMAAGVVLVVACAIRFLAMPVGGIEAGLARIPPAIEQAARLLGETTGGTLRRVHLPLLQPAIATGALLVFVDAMKELPATLLLRPANFDTLATWLYAEAARGTYEEGAIAALAIVAAGLLPVVLLARHQLGTPSALPPTDKT; this comes from the coding sequence ATCGCCCTCGGCGTGCTTGCGCCGGTGCTCGTGCTCGCCTGGCTGGCGCTCGGCGCCGGGCTCGCGCAATGGGGCCCGCTGTTCGCGCACGTGCTGCCGCAGGCCGCGCTCAACACGGCCTTGCTGCTGGCTGGCGTGGGCGCGCTGGTGCTGGTGATCGGCACCGGCTGCGCGTGGCTGGTCACGGCCTGCGACTTTCCGGGCCGGCGCGTCCTGCACTGGGCGCTGCTGCTGCCGCTCGCGATGCCGACCTACATCGTCGCCTTCGCCTACCTCGACCTGCTGCATCCGATCGGCCCGGTGCAGGGCGCGATCCGCTGGATGCTGGGCTTCGACAGTCCGCGGCAGTTCCGCCTGCCCGACCTGCGCTCGATGGCGGGCGCGATCTTCGTGCTCGGCTTCGTGCTGTATCCCTACGTCTACATGACCGCGCGCGCGATGTTCATGACGCAGCCCGCGCATCTGCTGGAGGCCGCGCGCACGCTCGGTGAAAGCGGCCGGGGGGCGTTCTTCCGCGTGGCGCTGCCGCTCGCGCGGCCCGCGCTCGCGGTGGGCCTAAGCCTGGCGCTGCTCGAAACGCTCAACGACATCGGCGCCTCCGAATTCCTCGGCGTGAACACGCTGACGGTGGCGGTCTACACCACCTGGATCACGCGCTCCGACCTCGCGGGCGCGGCCCAGATCGCCTGCGCCATGCTGGTCGTGGTGGTGGCGCTGGTCTGGCTCGAACGCAACGGCCGCCGGCACCAGCGCTTCGGCTCGGCACAGCGCATGCGCGCGATGCAGCCGCGGCGGCTGCACGGCGCCGCCGGCTGGCTCGCGACCGTGGCCGCTTCGCTGCCTGTGATCCTCGGCTTCGTCGCGCCGGCGCTCTACCTGCTCTGGGAAAGCGCCAAGCGGCTGCGCCAGGGCGGCGGCATCTCGCACGGTCTGCTCGCGAGCCTCGGCAACACGATCACGCTCGCGGCCGGTGTGACGGTGGTCGCCGTGGCGGCCGGCCTCGTGGTCGCCTGGGCCACGCGCAGCCAGGGCAGCCATCCCAACCGCGCACGCTGGCAGGCGCGGCTGGCCTCGCTGGGCTATGCGCTGCCGGGCACGGTGCTGGCGATCGGCCTGCTCACGCCGGCGCTCGCCTTCGACGCGGCGCTCGCGGGGCTGCTCGGCCTGCAGGGCCTGCCGCTGATGGCGGCGGGCGTGGTGCTGGTGGTGGCCTGCGCGATCCGCTTTCTCGCGATGCCGGTGGGCGGCATCGAGGCCGGGCTCGCGCGCATTCCGCCCGCCATCGAGCAGGCCGCGCGCCTGCTCGGCGAGACCACCGGCGGCACGCTGCGGCGCGTGCACCTGCCGCTGCTGCAGCCCGCCATCGCCACCGGCGCGCTGCTGGTGTTCGTCGACGCGATGAAGGAACTGCCCGCGACGCTGCTGCTGCGCCCCGCCAATTTCGACACGCTGGCCACCTGGCTCTACGCGGAGGCCGCACGCGGCACCTACGAGGAAGGCGCGATCGCCGCGCTCGCGATCGTGGCCGCGGGCCTGCTGCCCGTGGTGCTGCTGGCGCGCCATCAACTCGGCACGCCCTCGGCGCTGCCGCCGACCGACAAGACATGA
- a CDS encoding Fe(3+) ABC transporter substrate-binding protein: MTDRFGIQGRAARALIGVSAAWLAAAALPAHAANDELTLYTTREPGLIQPLISAFSAQSKIKVNTVFVKDGLLERVKAEGARSPADVLMTVDIGNLMDLVDGGVTQPVKSAALESAVPANLRGADGQWFALSLRARVLYADKNQPITSFRYEDLANPKWKGKVCIRAGQHPYNTALIAAMIAHDGEAKTEQWLRGVKANLARKATGGDRDVARDILGGICDVGLANSYYVGQMKSAKEGTDARKWGDAIKVIRPTFANAKSGGTHVNISGAAVAKNAPQRENAVKLLEFLVSEPAQALYAQANYEYPVRKGVALDPIIGQTIGELKVDPLPLTEIAKHRKQASALVDKVGFDQ; encoded by the coding sequence ATGACCGACCGCTTCGGCATTCAAGGCCGCGCCGCGCGCGCACTGATCGGCGTCAGCGCCGCCTGGCTGGCCGCGGCCGCGCTGCCCGCCCATGCCGCCAACGACGAACTCACGCTCTACACGACGCGCGAGCCGGGCCTGATCCAGCCGCTGATCTCGGCCTTCAGCGCCCAGAGCAAGATCAAGGTGAACACCGTGTTCGTGAAGGACGGCCTGCTCGAACGCGTCAAGGCGGAGGGCGCGCGCTCGCCGGCCGACGTGCTCATGACGGTCGACATCGGCAACCTGATGGACCTCGTGGACGGCGGCGTGACGCAGCCCGTGAAGTCGGCCGCGCTCGAATCGGCCGTGCCGGCCAACCTGCGCGGCGCCGACGGCCAGTGGTTCGCGCTCTCGCTGCGCGCGCGCGTGCTCTATGCCGACAAGAACCAGCCGATCACCAGCTTCCGCTACGAAGACCTGGCCAATCCCAAGTGGAAGGGCAAGGTCTGCATCCGCGCCGGGCAGCATCCCTACAACACCGCGCTGATCGCGGCCATGATCGCGCACGACGGCGAGGCCAAGACCGAGCAGTGGCTGCGCGGCGTGAAGGCCAACCTGGCGCGCAAGGCCACGGGCGGCGACCGCGACGTGGCGCGCGACATCCTCGGCGGCATCTGCGACGTGGGCCTGGCCAACTCGTACTACGTCGGCCAGATGAAGAGCGCCAAGGAAGGCACCGACGCGCGCAAGTGGGGCGACGCGATCAAGGTGATCCGCCCGACCTTCGCCAACGCGAAGAGTGGCGGCACGCACGTCAACATCAGCGGCGCGGCGGTGGCGAAGAACGCGCCGCAGCGCGAGAACGCGGTCAAGCTGCTCGAGTTCCTGGTGTCCGAACCGGCGCAGGCGCTCTATGCCCAGGCCAACTACGAGTACCCGGTGCGCAAGGGCGTGGCGCTCGATCCGATCATCGGCCAGACCATCGGCGAGCTGAAGGTCGATCCGCTGCCGCTGACCGAGATCGCGAAGCACCGCAAGCAGGCCAGCGCCCTCGTCGACAAGGTCGGCTTCGATCAGTGA
- a CDS encoding nitroreductase has protein sequence MSSMPRPASSPASAFQALLAERYSCRGYLPDPVPRETIDAILQAAQRTASWCNSQPWQVIVTSAAATERLRQAFDTPEAAAGDGFDIAPPAEYRGVYQERRRACGFQLYEAVGVARGDRAASQRQAQQNFRFFGAPHLALVTTEAVLGSYGVLDCGAYVHNFMLAARSLGVASIAQAAVASRARFLHRWFEIPDDRHVVCGIAFGYEDRSHPANGFRTSRAAPAEAGRWVD, from the coding sequence ATGTCCTCCATGCCCCGTCCTGCCTCCTCGCCCGCATCCGCGTTCCAGGCGCTGCTCGCCGAGCGCTACAGCTGCCGCGGCTACCTGCCGGACCCGGTGCCGCGCGAGACGATCGACGCGATCCTGCAGGCGGCGCAGCGCACCGCCTCGTGGTGCAACTCGCAGCCGTGGCAGGTGATCGTGACCAGCGCCGCGGCCACCGAGCGGCTGCGCCAGGCCTTCGACACGCCGGAAGCCGCGGCCGGCGACGGCTTCGACATCGCGCCGCCCGCGGAATACCGCGGCGTCTACCAGGAGCGCCGCCGCGCCTGCGGCTTCCAGCTCTACGAGGCCGTCGGCGTGGCGCGCGGCGACCGCGCCGCCTCGCAGCGGCAGGCGCAGCAGAACTTCAGGTTCTTCGGCGCGCCGCACCTGGCGCTGGTCACCACCGAGGCGGTGCTCGGCAGCTACGGCGTGCTGGACTGCGGCGCCTACGTGCACAACTTCATGCTGGCGGCGCGCAGCCTCGGCGTGGCCAGCATCGCCCAGGCGGCCGTGGCCTCGCGCGCGCGCTTCCTGCACCGGTGGTTCGAGATCCCGGACGATCGCCACGTGGTCTGCGGCATCGCGTTCGGCTACGAGGACCGCTCGCATCCGGCCAACGGTTTCCGGACCTCGCGCGCGGCACCGGCCGAGGCCGGCCGCTGGGTCGATTAA
- a CDS encoding PaaI family thioesterase, producing the protein MTTTTSQLDAWLAEEQQIAERIAQGPGPGLARPEQIAGKTGLETMQAMLNGEIPFAAIAKTLDFMLLSVSPGVAVFQGTPLAQHLNPLGTIHGGWVATLLDSALGCSVHTMMPAGRAYTTAELSVNYVKGLTPKVPRVRAEGKVIHCGRQLATAEARLFGPDGTLYAHATTTCLVFEIPPAR; encoded by the coding sequence ATGACGACCACCACCAGCCAGCTCGACGCCTGGCTCGCCGAGGAACAGCAGATCGCCGAACGCATCGCGCAAGGCCCCGGGCCGGGACTCGCGCGCCCCGAGCAGATCGCGGGCAAGACCGGGCTCGAGACGATGCAGGCCATGCTGAACGGCGAGATCCCCTTCGCCGCCATCGCGAAGACGCTCGACTTCATGCTGCTCTCGGTGAGCCCCGGCGTGGCGGTGTTCCAGGGCACGCCGCTCGCGCAGCACCTGAACCCGCTCGGCACCATCCACGGCGGCTGGGTCGCCACGCTGCTCGACTCCGCGCTGGGCTGCTCGGTCCACACCATGATGCCGGCCGGCCGGGCCTACACCACGGCCGAACTGAGCGTGAACTACGTGAAGGGCCTCACGCCCAAGGTGCCGCGCGTGCGCGCCGAAGGCAAGGTGATCCATTGCGGCCGGCAGCTCGCCACCGCCGAGGCGCGGCTCTTCGGGCCCGACGGCACGCTCTACGCGCATGCCACGACCACCTGCCTGGTCTTCGAGATTCCGCCGGCGCGCTGA
- a CDS encoding MarR family winged helix-turn-helix transcriptional regulator: MDTPTRPRGCTSFKVRQLQRRLSQHYDAEVSQSGLKTTQFSLLSNLKRLGPVRPVDFAAELKMTASTLSRNLQPLIAAGWVEQGAGTDARSRLLVLTPEGEAKWREAQAHWKTAQQKLNALLGVERVLALHQLIDESLELLGADDAAADLHD; the protein is encoded by the coding sequence ATGGACACTCCGACCCGACCCCGCGGCTGCACCAGCTTCAAGGTGCGACAGCTGCAGCGACGACTCTCGCAGCACTACGACGCCGAGGTCTCGCAGAGCGGCCTCAAGACCACGCAGTTCTCGCTGCTGTCGAACCTGAAGCGGCTGGGTCCGGTGCGCCCGGTCGATTTTGCGGCCGAGCTCAAGATGACCGCCTCCACGCTGAGCCGCAACCTGCAGCCGCTGATCGCCGCGGGCTGGGTGGAGCAGGGCGCGGGCACCGATGCGCGCAGCCGGCTGCTGGTGCTCACGCCCGAGGGCGAGGCCAAGTGGCGCGAGGCGCAGGCGCACTGGAAGACCGCGCAGCAGAAGCTCAACGCGCTGCTCGGCGTGGAGCGCGTGCTGGCGCTGCATCAACTGATCGACGAATCCCTCGAACTGCTGGGCGCCGACGACGCCGCAGCCGACCTCCACGACTGA
- a CDS encoding MFS transporter, whose amino-acid sequence MFANSVSAWLQRRGIHYGWVVAAITFLTMLTMSAALGLPGAMLQPLGKEFGWSTEQISSALALRFALFGLMGPFAAVLMERWGLRAVICTGLALVGLGMALVTMASQLWQLFLLWSLMLGLGTGLTALVLGAVVANRWFVARRGLVVGMLTASAATGQLAFLPLAAWMIEHWGWRSAIVPVVIGTVLIALLAFTLMRDRPSDVGLLPFGEKPPAPGTPPAAPAAPAVAMNFATPFRVLKEVSTNRTFLILAGTFFICGLSTNGLVQTHFISLCGDFGMAAVPAASVLAMMGAFDFVGTILSGWLSDRYDNRKLLFWYYGLRGLSLFWLPHSEFTIYGLGLFAMFYGLDWIATVPPTVKLAGAEFGPAKVGMVFGWVFAAHQLGAATAAYGAGFVRTLLLTYTPALYAAGAACLVAAVVVLAIRRPAKAAPTIAAAAARA is encoded by the coding sequence ATGTTCGCCAATTCCGTTTCCGCGTGGCTGCAGCGCCGCGGCATCCACTACGGCTGGGTCGTTGCCGCGATCACCTTCCTCACCATGCTGACGATGTCGGCGGCGCTGGGCCTGCCCGGCGCGATGCTGCAGCCGCTCGGCAAGGAGTTCGGCTGGAGCACCGAGCAGATCTCCTCGGCGCTGGCGCTGCGCTTCGCGCTGTTCGGACTCATGGGGCCCTTTGCCGCGGTGCTGATGGAGCGCTGGGGCCTGCGGGCCGTGATCTGTACCGGCCTGGCGCTGGTCGGCCTGGGGATGGCGCTGGTCACGATGGCCTCGCAGCTGTGGCAGCTCTTCCTGCTCTGGAGCCTGATGCTCGGGCTCGGCACCGGCCTGACGGCACTGGTGCTCGGCGCCGTGGTGGCCAACCGCTGGTTCGTGGCGCGGCGCGGACTCGTCGTCGGCATGCTCACGGCCAGCGCGGCGACCGGTCAGCTCGCCTTCCTGCCGCTCGCGGCCTGGATGATCGAGCACTGGGGCTGGCGCTCGGCCATCGTGCCGGTGGTGATCGGCACGGTGCTGATCGCGCTGCTCGCCTTCACGCTGATGCGCGACCGTCCATCGGACGTGGGCCTGCTGCCCTTCGGCGAGAAGCCGCCGGCCCCGGGCACGCCGCCCGCGGCGCCGGCGGCGCCCGCCGTCGCGATGAACTTCGCCACGCCGTTCCGGGTGCTGAAGGAGGTCTCGACCAACCGCACCTTCCTGATCCTCGCCGGCACCTTCTTCATCTGCGGCCTCAGCACCAACGGCCTGGTGCAGACGCACTTCATCTCGCTGTGCGGCGACTTCGGCATGGCCGCGGTGCCCGCCGCCTCGGTGCTCGCGATGATGGGCGCCTTCGACTTCGTGGGCACCATCCTCTCGGGCTGGCTCTCGGACCGCTACGACAACCGCAAGCTGCTCTTCTGGTACTACGGCCTGCGCGGGCTGTCGCTCTTCTGGCTGCCGCATTCGGAATTCACGATCTACGGCCTCGGCCTCTTCGCGATGTTCTACGGGCTCGACTGGATCGCCACCGTGCCGCCCACGGTGAAGCTGGCAGGCGCCGAGTTCGGCCCGGCGAAGGTGGGGATGGTGTTCGGCTGGGTCTTCGCGGCGCATCAGCTCGGTGCCGCCACGGCGGCCTACGGCGCGGGCTTCGTGCGCACGCTGCTGCTCACCTACACGCCGGCTCTGTACGCGGCGGGCGCGGCCTGCCTGGTGGCGGCCGTGGTGGTGCTGGCGATCCGCCGTCCGGCCAAGGCCGCACCGACCATCGCCGCCGCGGCAGCGCGCGCCTAG
- a CDS encoding MATE family efflux transporter, with protein MTTPASAAELDPRTRRLLEAPIVPTLLRLAAPNVLVMVAQASVGLIETYFVGKLGTEALAGMALVFPIVMLMQMTSSGAMGGGIASSIARALGARRRADADALVWHAIVIAIGFGLFFSLALLGGGRWLYGLMGGRGAALEAALTYSNWVFAGAVLVWLFNSLSAILRGTGNMAVPANVTVAGVVFLVPVSPLLIFGWGPLPGMGIAGGAVALLLYYLLGSIALIVYLRSPRSLLRPTLAALQLRWPLFRDILRIGLVGAVSTVATNLSIGIATALTGHFGSGALAGYGTASRLEYLLVPLVFGLGAPLVAMVGTCMGAGQRERALRATWAGAALAFALTETIGLAAALFPRPWLLLFGNDPAMLETGAHYLRVVGPLYGFFGVGLVLYFASQGAGRLLWPVLGNLARLAVAGVGGWLALRWGAGLGGVFAAQGAALAVYGLVIASAIAGGAWFGRVGWPRTPGGLLRRLAQA; from the coding sequence ATGACCACGCCCGCTTCGGCCGCCGAACTCGACCCGCGCACGCGCCGCCTGCTCGAGGCCCCCATCGTTCCCACGCTGCTGCGGCTCGCAGCGCCCAATGTGCTGGTGATGGTGGCCCAGGCCTCGGTCGGCCTGATCGAGACCTACTTCGTCGGCAAGCTCGGCACCGAGGCGCTCGCCGGCATGGCGTTGGTGTTTCCGATCGTCATGCTGATGCAGATGACTTCGAGCGGCGCGATGGGCGGCGGCATCGCCTCGTCCATCGCGCGTGCGCTGGGCGCACGGCGCCGCGCCGACGCCGATGCGCTGGTGTGGCATGCGATCGTGATCGCGATCGGCTTCGGCCTGTTCTTCTCGCTGGCGCTGCTCGGCGGCGGACGCTGGCTGTACGGCCTGATGGGCGGCAGGGGCGCCGCGCTCGAGGCGGCGCTGACGTATTCCAACTGGGTGTTCGCTGGCGCGGTGCTGGTGTGGCTCTTCAATTCGCTCTCGGCCATCCTCCGCGGCACCGGCAACATGGCGGTGCCGGCGAACGTGACGGTGGCGGGCGTGGTCTTTCTCGTTCCCGTGTCGCCGCTGCTGATCTTCGGCTGGGGGCCGCTGCCGGGCATGGGCATCGCGGGCGGTGCGGTCGCGCTGCTGCTGTACTACCTGCTCGGTTCGATCGCGCTCATCGTCTACCTGCGCTCGCCGCGCAGCCTGCTGCGGCCGACGCTGGCCGCGCTGCAGCTGCGCTGGCCGCTGTTCCGCGACATCCTGCGCATCGGGCTGGTGGGTGCGGTGTCGACGGTGGCGACCAACCTGTCGATCGGCATCGCGACCGCACTGACCGGCCACTTCGGATCGGGTGCGCTGGCGGGCTATGGCACGGCCTCGCGGCTCGAATACCTGCTGGTGCCGCTGGTGTTCGGCCTGGGCGCGCCGCTGGTGGCGATGGTGGGCACCTGCATGGGCGCGGGCCAGCGCGAGCGCGCGCTGCGCGCCACATGGGCCGGCGCGGCGCTGGCCTTCGCGCTCACCGAGACCATCGGCCTCGCGGCGGCGCTGTTCCCGCGGCCGTGGCTGCTGCTCTTCGGCAACGATCCGGCGATGCTCGAGACCGGCGCGCACTACCTGCGCGTGGTGGGGCCGCTCTACGGCTTCTTCGGCGTCGGGCTGGTGCTGTATTTCGCCTCGCAGGGTGCGGGGCGGCTGCTGTGGCCGGTGCTGGGCAACCTCGCGCGGCTGGCGGTGGCGGGCGTCGGCGGCTGGCTGGCGCTGCGCTGGGGCGCCGGACTCGGCGGCGTGTTCGCGGCGCAGGGCGCGGCGCTCGCGGTGTACGGCCTGGTCATCGCATCGGCCATTGCGGGCGGCGCATGGTTCGGCCGCGTGGGCTGGCCGCGCACGCCGGGCGGCCTCCTGCGGCGGCTCGCGCAGGCCTGA